A part of Marinomonas rhizomae genomic DNA contains:
- a CDS encoding DUF7282 domain-containing protein yields MKNTFSRITLGLGILTMTGAALAGGMSGNLSVKGSDQDVSGGTVSADVVTADSNGWLVVHRTDKAMKPGPVVAYAPLRKGMNHDVSAILTEPVKSGEMLMLMLHGEAGGMKTGIFEYTLGAKEDGPIKVNGKLVMDVITAK; encoded by the coding sequence ATGAAAAATACATTTTCACGTATAACACTTGGCTTAGGTATTTTGACAATGACTGGTGCTGCTTTAGCAGGTGGAATGAGCGGCAATCTTTCGGTAAAAGGCAGTGATCAAGATGTATCTGGTGGTACAGTAAGTGCAGATGTCGTTACCGCTGATAGTAATGGCTGGTTAGTTGTTCATCGTACAGATAAGGCGATGAAACCCGGTCCTGTCGTGGCCTATGCACCACTTAGAAAAGGTATGAATCATGATGTATCAGCGATTTTAACTGAGCCTGTTAAATCAGGTGAAATGTTGATGCTGATGTTACATGGTGAGGCTGGTGGCATGAAAACCGGTATTTTTGAATACACCTTAGGTGCGAAAGAAGATGGCCCTATCAAGGTGAACGGCAAGCTAGTGATGGACGTGATCACAGCAAAATAA